In Carassius auratus strain Wakin unplaced genomic scaffold, ASM336829v1 scaf_tig00025698, whole genome shotgun sequence, the following proteins share a genomic window:
- the LOC113078427 gene encoding uncharacterized protein LOC113078427 isoform X1 codes for MCMDLRTCAEEQERQLINFYKQRNVEWACPVKCQLEGDAAVGDGVTRHFFSTILEKLKYGFSLNLVELTGNTGVTCLFEGQPDHLVPSSSQFLIESDLFLVAGRMLGHSFLHGGPCLAGLSRAFVHVLLQGSQDTATLQLEDCPDVDIRETINLLSGQSPLNEDQSSKVLDLCLSWDLPGPTEENRRWLYERLLSHAVLGRRVRQIKQLKRGLKDTCVWPRLTERKDVVFFPKESEDSCTPEMLLSHISCPRESDDEDDEEYSADMKERITGYLKQFIETASSKDLKNLLKFWVGWEQMEENMAVEIVKSDLPKSSSCFCILRLPGHYNSFQSFNKGLMMCIGTCKYGFGHV; via the exons ATGTGTATGGACTTGAGAACGTGTGCTGAAGAACAGGAAAGGCAACTGATCAACTTCTACAAGCAAAGAAATGTAGAGTGGGCCTGTCCTGTCAAATGTCAACTTGAAG GGGATGCTGCAGTTGGTGATGGAGTCACCAGACACTTTTTTTCTACAATTCTTGAAAAACTGAAGTATGGTTTCAGTTTGAACTTGG TTGAATTAACAGGAAACACAGGAGTTACTTGCCTCTTTGAGGGACAGCCAGACCACTTGGTGCCCTCATCCTCACAATTCCTCATTGAAAGTGACCTCTTCCTAGTAGCGGGGAGAATGCTAGGTCATTCTTTTCTGCACGGCGGCCCATGTCTCGCAGGGCTCAGCAGAGCTTTTGTTCATGTTCTACTTCAAGGTTCTCAAGATACTGCCACTTTGCAACTGGAGGACTGCCCAGATGTTGACATACGGGAGACCATcaacttg CTCAGTGGACAGTCTCCATTGAATGAGGACCAGTCTAGTAAAGTCCTGGATCTTTGTTTGTCTTGGGATCTTCCTGGTCCAACAGAAGAAAACAGAAGGTGGCTTTACGAACGTCTGCTGTCACATGCG GTTCTCGGGAGAAGAGTACGCCAAATCAAGCAACTGAAACGAGGACTGAAAGACACTTGTGTTTGGCCTCGTCTAACTGAGAGGAAGGATGTGGTATTCTTTCCCAAGGAATCGGAGGACTCATGCACTCCTGAG ATGCTGCTTTCACACATCTCCTGTCCTAGAGAGAGTGATGACGAAGATGATGAAGAATACTCAGCTGATATGAAGGAACGGATCACAGGGTATTTAAAGCAGTTCATTGAGACAG CCTCCAGCAAGGACTTAAAAAACCTTCTGAAGTTCTGGGTCGGATGGGAGCAGATGGAGGAAAATATGGCTGTGGAAATTGTGAAAAGTGATCTCCCAAAATCCTCTAGCTGCTTCTGTATTCTCCGGCTCCCAGGGCACTACAACAGTTTCCAGTCCTTCAACAAGGGCTTGATGATGTGCATTGGCACTTGCAAGTATGGTTTTGGCCATGTGTAG
- the LOC113078427 gene encoding uncharacterized protein LOC113078427 isoform X2: MCMDLRTCAEEQERQLINFYKQRNVEWACPVKCQLEGDAAVGDGVTRHFFSTILEKLKYGFSLNLGNTGVTCLFEGQPDHLVPSSSQFLIESDLFLVAGRMLGHSFLHGGPCLAGLSRAFVHVLLQGSQDTATLQLEDCPDVDIRETINLLSGQSPLNEDQSSKVLDLCLSWDLPGPTEENRRWLYERLLSHAVLGRRVRQIKQLKRGLKDTCVWPRLTERKDVVFFPKESEDSCTPEMLLSHISCPRESDDEDDEEYSADMKERITGYLKQFIETASSKDLKNLLKFWVGWEQMEENMAVEIVKSDLPKSSSCFCILRLPGHYNSFQSFNKGLMMCIGTCKYGFGHV, translated from the exons ATGTGTATGGACTTGAGAACGTGTGCTGAAGAACAGGAAAGGCAACTGATCAACTTCTACAAGCAAAGAAATGTAGAGTGGGCCTGTCCTGTCAAATGTCAACTTGAAG GGGATGCTGCAGTTGGTGATGGAGTCACCAGACACTTTTTTTCTACAATTCTTGAAAAACTGAAGTATGGTTTCAGTTTGAACTTGG GAAACACAGGAGTTACTTGCCTCTTTGAGGGACAGCCAGACCACTTGGTGCCCTCATCCTCACAATTCCTCATTGAAAGTGACCTCTTCCTAGTAGCGGGGAGAATGCTAGGTCATTCTTTTCTGCACGGCGGCCCATGTCTCGCAGGGCTCAGCAGAGCTTTTGTTCATGTTCTACTTCAAGGTTCTCAAGATACTGCCACTTTGCAACTGGAGGACTGCCCAGATGTTGACATACGGGAGACCATcaacttg CTCAGTGGACAGTCTCCATTGAATGAGGACCAGTCTAGTAAAGTCCTGGATCTTTGTTTGTCTTGGGATCTTCCTGGTCCAACAGAAGAAAACAGAAGGTGGCTTTACGAACGTCTGCTGTCACATGCG GTTCTCGGGAGAAGAGTACGCCAAATCAAGCAACTGAAACGAGGACTGAAAGACACTTGTGTTTGGCCTCGTCTAACTGAGAGGAAGGATGTGGTATTCTTTCCCAAGGAATCGGAGGACTCATGCACTCCTGAG ATGCTGCTTTCACACATCTCCTGTCCTAGAGAGAGTGATGACGAAGATGATGAAGAATACTCAGCTGATATGAAGGAACGGATCACAGGGTATTTAAAGCAGTTCATTGAGACAG CCTCCAGCAAGGACTTAAAAAACCTTCTGAAGTTCTGGGTCGGATGGGAGCAGATGGAGGAAAATATGGCTGTGGAAATTGTGAAAAGTGATCTCCCAAAATCCTCTAGCTGCTTCTGTATTCTCCGGCTCCCAGGGCACTACAACAGTTTCCAGTCCTTCAACAAGGGCTTGATGATGTGCATTGGCACTTGCAAGTATGGTTTTGGCCATGTGTAG